The following proteins are encoded in a genomic region of Ananas comosus cultivar F153 linkage group 25, ASM154086v1, whole genome shotgun sequence:
- the LOC109703595 gene encoding uncharacterized protein LOC109703595: METHLVYLPDPAPRPILDVFGAAELAAAARLVQLGGGGDAGEEELGSARRRRRRTRYRSISDLYAATDAIETGGGDGWSPDEENNGVARREKRRREEEEEDREWK; encoded by the coding sequence atgGAAACGCACCTCGTATATCTCCCGGATCCGGCCCCTCGCCCGATCCTCGACGTCTTCGGCGCCGCCGagctcgcggcggcggcgcggctcgtccagctcggcggcggcggagacgcgggggaggaggagctcgggagcgcgcggcggcggcggaggaggacgcggTACCGTTCGATCTCCGATCTCTACGCGGCGACGGATGCGATTGAGACCGGAGGGGGAGATGGATGGAGCCCTGACGAGGAGAACAATGGCGTAGCGCGacgcgagaagcggaggagggaggaagaagaggaggatcgTGAAtggaaatag
- the LOC109703640 gene encoding uncharacterized protein LOC109703640 produces MGTDLLRSPNPIRVARPDRLVLARFSAAELAAAANLVQLSESSGDSSADALGIEPYAASASAAAAARGGDDSSSPRSVNTRRRDAAAGAEEKDEEEDDDDDAVGGGGAPRGRRRRYRSIADLYAATAPIGDGGNAKSEMKRRRSDGERE; encoded by the coding sequence atgGGAACCGACCTATTACGCTCTCCGAATCCGATCCGCGTGGCGCGCCCCGATCGCCTCGTCCTCGCCCGCTTCAGCGCCGCCGAGCTCGCCGCGGCGGCGAACCTCGTCCAACTAAGCGAGAGCTCCGGCGACTCGTCCGCGGACGCGCTCGGGATCGAGCCCTACGCCgcctcggcctccgccgccgccgcggcgcgcggcggcgacGACTCGTCCTCGCCTCGCTCGGTGAACACGCGGCGGCGCGatgcggcggcgggggcggaggagaaggacgaggaggaggacgacgacgacgacgcggtGGGAGGAGGCGGCGCGCCGCGGGGGAGGAGGCGTCGCTACCGTTCGATCGCGGATCTCTACGCGGCGACGGCTCCGATCGGAGATGGAGGAAACGCTAAGAGCGagatgaagaggaggaggagcgacGGGGAAagagaatag
- the LOC109703639 gene encoding trafficking protein particle complex subunit 2-like protein isoform X1, with protein MIVCVAVVGNQNNPVYLQSFTEADDALKLHHIVHCSLDVIDERVNNPKRSGPTLNETFLGLLYPTENYKVYGYLTNTKVKFIMVTTDLDVKDADVRNFFRRFHAAYVDAVSNPFHVPGKKITSKSFAERVSVIVKSFGSTAA; from the exons ATGATCGTGTGCGTCGCCGTCGTGGGGAATCAG AACAATCCGGTGTACCTGCAGAGCTTCACGGAGGCCGACGACGCCCTGAAGCTCCATCACATCGTCCACTGCTCCTTGGACGTCATCGACGAGCGAG TAAACAACCCTAAGAGAAGTGGGCCCACTCTGAACGAGACATTTCTGGGTCTTCTATATCCAACTGAGAACTACAAAGT ATATGGATATTTGACTAACACGAAGGTGAAGTTCATTATGGTTACAACTGATCTAGACGTGAAAGATGCGGATGTAAGAAAT TTTTTCCGGAGGTTTCATGCTGCGTATGTAGATGCTGTATCCAACCCCTTTCATGTTCCGGGGAAGAAGATCACCTCGAAAAGTTTCGCCGAAAGAGTCAGCGTCATCGTAAAGTCTTTTGGGTCAACCGCCGCATGA